From a single Nicotiana tomentosiformis chromosome 2, ASM39032v3, whole genome shotgun sequence genomic region:
- the LOC104105619 gene encoding protein C2-DOMAIN ABA-RELATED 3-like, with amino-acid sequence MENLLGLLRIHIHRGINLAIRDVTSSDPYVVVRLGRQKLKTRVVKKNVNPEWNEDLTLSITEPIQPIKLQVYDKDIFSLDDKMGDAELDIFPFIDAVRKRFENIPNGTIITKIKPSRENCFSEESCIVWENGQVVQNVFIRLRNVERGEIELQLRWIDIPNSKGL; translated from the exons ATGGAGAATTTATTGGGTCTTCTGAGAATTCATATCCACAGAGGTATTAATTTGGCTATTAGAGATGTTACTAGCAGCGATCCGTATGTTGTTGTTAGGCTGGGTAGACAG AAACTGAAGACTCGAGTGGTGAAGAAGAATGTCAATCCTGAATGGAATGAAGACTTAACATTATCCATCACTGAACCAATTCAACCAATCAAACTG CAAGTTTATGACAAGGATATATTTTCCCTAGACGATAAAATGGGAGATGCAGAACTTGACATATTTCCATTTATAGATGCTGTAAGAAAGCGCTTCGAGAACATTCCGaatggaaccataatcaccaaAATAAAGCCAAGCAGGGAAAATTGCTTCTCTGAAGAAAGCTGTATTGTCTGGGAAAATGGTCAAGTTGTTCAAAATGTGTTTATTAGATTGCGAAATGTTGAGCGTGGTGAAATAGAGCTACAATTGCGGTGGATTGATATTCCTAATTCCAAGGGTCTGTAG